AAGATTCCACCCTCTATCGGATTCCGATCCGACGGACCAGGTTCAATCTCAGCGCCCACCGTCGCGCCTTATCCGCGAATCTGTGCCGCGTCGTGGCGCTGGCGGAGCCGGAAACGTCGGGAAAGCTCCTGCTTCTCCTTTCTCCCGCTTCTGGAAGGCCACCAATCGCTCGCTGCTCCGCTTATCTGAATCTTCTCCTCGCCCTTCTCCTCTTGATGCGGTCGATCTCAGCTTCGGTTCCCATCACATAGAGCCACTTGCGTTGCGATTGGATCGGGGGTTTCTCCCGTTCCTGGATAGCTCGCGGAATCGGGTGGGGGAATGGCGATGGGCACGCTGGTCTCCGGGAGAGGATTCGGCTCATCTGCTGTGCCGGGTAcgcatttcagttttttttttttcccctttggATTTGGAAATTGATGCTTCCTAGTTTTGCTCGATCTTCTCTCTTTGAGAGAATCGTGCGGTGCGGTATTTGGCCCTGAACTTCCTAATGCCGCATTGAAGCTCTATCTTTGGTGTTGAAACTTGCAAAAATTGCTACTTTATAGTTGATTTCGGAAGAGGATTGATAAAATAGGAATGTAATAGATAAAGAATCTAGTTTTGTGAGGTTACATTGGTGGTTCAAGCAAGCATATATACAACAGTTGGTTAGACGGATCAGCTTGGCCTAGTAAAGTGCTACTTCAATTTAAAGTCTTTTAGTAGCTACTTGGATAAACTTCCAAACGAAAACAATTTCAAAAAGAATAGTTACATACCGAATCTCCAGCTAGTGTGACTTCAACAGAGCGACTGAAGAAGACAGAAAATCAATCGATAGTCCATTGCCTGCTAGCTAGACAAGCTTTGGCAAAAGGTCATATGAAGTTGTCCTAGCTCCGGTGTGTTTTCCATGCTTAGGATAGCATCTTAGTTTTCTCTTGGGTTGTTAACACCAAAAAATTTACTCTTTTCATCattctaatttctttgaaaggttaaTTATCTTAGTGCACAAATTTCATTATCATGCTGTTCATATTGAAAAACTTATGTGTTTTACATGCTAAAAAAACTATAAGTATTACATGATTAAAAATACCAACATAAATAAGCATAAGAGCAAAATGATGATTTGTTATCACCAGGGGGAGTGGGATACTTTTTTTTCCTTGGAAGGTGAGGCAGTTGAGATAAGTTCTATTCACAATGAATGATTAGAGTATTGCATGTTATGATGCAGGAACTCCATATCAAGTTAAGTGTGGTAGAGCTCATTATAAGAAGATATATTCCAAGTTATGTGGAGATCAATCTGCATGGGCTGGTGGCTTCATTTTGTTCCTGCAAAGAGAAAGTTGTTATTTGTCGAGATCTATCTTATTTCCTGTTACTTCTTGTTCACTTTCCAAGAATACCATGATTGCTGGAAATGCCTTCCTTGGGGAGGTGGCACATCCACCGCCATGCTATTTAGGTAATTGCTCAAATGCATGTCTGACTAATATCAGTTTCAGGCAGAGATTTCCAGCAAGAACAAATTGTTTTGTTTCTTCACATGGTCTCCAACTAATGCGGAGGAGAAAACTTGAGAATATTGGAATATCTAATGATCTTCATGATCAATTAGTATCACATTTGCCTACTAGAACACGCGCAAACTTCAAATCTGAGCAGTATGAGGTGCCAGAGTCACAGCTTGATTCACTAACTTCTTCAGAAGCATCCAGCGAAGCAGTTTTAATTGGTCCAAATGTTACAGAAGTATCTCCTTGGTGGAAACAGTTCCCTAAACGTTGGGTGATTGTGCTATTGTGCTTCTTTTCGTTTCTACTTTGCAATATGGACCGAGTAAGTTAACTCTTTTTCACACCTGCCAACAAATTCCTTCTTCCTTTATGATCATATTCTACTCTATGACTCATTTTTAGGAACTTGGGTACAAATCAAGAGAACTTGTATTTTACTAATCTCAATTTGAATCAGGTCAACATGAGCATCGCTATCCTTCCAATGGCAGCAGAGTTTAATTGGAATTCAGCAACTATGGGCCTAATTCAGTCATCATTTTTCTGGGGTTACCTACTTACCCAGGTGAGTGTTGGTTTAGGGGATATTTTTATACTTTCTCTAATTGACGATTGATCCTTCATAGTGTATTTTTTTTCCCATATATTTTACTTATTTGCTTTTCAATACAATTAAGAATATAGAATCTTCAACAGTACCTTGATGCCTAATTCTAATCCAATGTCTCAGGACTACAATTAATACTCTAATAAGCTTTTCCATATGTTCAGATTGTTGGTGGCATCTGGGCAGATAAAATTGGTGGTAAACTGGTTTTAGGCTTTGGTGTTGTTTGGTGGTCTATGGCAACAATTCTAACTCCAATTGCTGCTAAGATTGGACTTCCATTTTTGTTAGTTATGCGTGCTTTCATGGGAATTGGTGAGGTTAGTTTATATGATTCGTTCTTTTCCTTTTGCAAAGATTAATGATTTTTTTATGCTTAGAACAGGATAACCACATTGCAATACTTCTCCAGCTAttagtctctctctctctctctcgctcgcTTGCTCGCTCGCTACAGGTCAAGCTTTTCAAGGACTCCTGCCATCAATTAAACTTGTAGCATACACTCACAGGCAACACATGCAATCTTTTGGATAAGATGTCTTATTTTAAGATGGTCATAACAGATTTAGCGGGTGCTTGGTTGGATGGTATGGGAATGGGGAATGGGAAAGGAATGGAATATTGGTGCTTGGTTTGGGTAATTAGTGGTGGATCCCATGGATTCATTCCCCCAAACATGGGAATGGGCCATTACATAGCATTTTGGGGGGTATGGAAACCTTTCCATTCACATTCCTCACTTCtatcatacccattcccattcccttCCGGGAACCAAAGTCAGTAAGTTTTATCCATATATGTGAATCTGCATTGAAAGATTAATATCATGGCGATATATTAGATAAAAGAACGAAGAACtggataattaaatttaaaactattgAATACCGAAAATATGTTATGTAACTCATTATAACATCATCCGAAGTAACAAGGTTGATTGCTTGTGATGTCACTAAATCAATTAATGCTTTAGCATACatcaattttaaatttcattaacTTGGACCAAATTGAATGACATCATGCAGAGGCCAAAATACTAGTCGAAATACCTTGTTTCAGCCTATTATAACCTTCATGTGGCCTTCTAGACTACTTTTAAAACATTGAATAAAAgtattgaaaagagaaaatttgcCATCTATCTGATTATAGCATTATCTGAAGTACAAGGTATGACAGCAAGTCTGCAACAACCCAGCTTATTGTATTACGTGGAGCCAGTATGCATCTTGCCAATTATGCTGATTTCTCTTTTGGTGACTTGATATTTCATTATGCTTCACTGCTTAAAAAGTTGCAGCCCTACTTAGCATATCTCTATTTCTCCAATACAATAACTTAGCAAGATAAATAGGAGCTTAACTACTAGTTTAAGAATATAAGATAAAGACCTTTGTTTTCTGTATTGAAGAATGAAATAATAACACAACTCAATTTCAAGTGCAAATTGAATCTGGAACTGAAGGTGTTAATTTAAGACTTTGTTAGTTAGTATTGTTGATTATATTGAGATCAATTCTtctggtttatttttaatttaccccttctttaaaaaaaattcaatcattgcaatcatttttttttcaattatgatCAGTTTAATACTTTTTTAATCATTTTCACAGGGAGTTGCTATGCCTGCAATGAATAACATACTTTCCAAATGGATTCCTGTATCCGAGAGAAGCAGATCTCTTGCACTGGTCTACAGTGGAATGTACCTTGGTTCTGTCACTGGCTTGGCTCTTTCACCAGTTTTAATTCATAAGTTTGGATGGCCTTCTGTTTTCTATGCATTTGGATCACTTGGAAGTATTTGGTTTGCTTTGTGGAATGCTAATGTATGCTTTACTTCTTGCACTTAACATTCTTATGATTCAttgtcttttcatttcttttgtgttGCCTTTAGAGAAGCTGTTGATTTTAATATGGCTGTGTACTTGTTTGGTTGTGCTTTAGTGTCTTCTGCACTAGGTTCACACCTTATAGCTATACAGATGCCAAAAAGAGCAGAGcggtagaaaataaataaatagataagTTCTTACACACACACATAGTGGAAGTTATATTGGTGGGTGTTGAGTTTGATGAGGGTGTAACAACAAAAATGATGTGATGCATCTTTTCTATGGCCTAGAAATAGCTATATGAGTTTTTCCCATTTGTTTCTTGGTGAAATTTGGTTATCACGTTAACTTGCTGACATTTTTCTCTTCTGTCTACCTCAGGCACATAGTTCTCCCAAGGAAGACCCACAGCTTAGTGAAGATGAAAGTAAGCTTATCCTTGGAGGAAGTGTCTCAAAGGAGCCTGTCTCTTCCATTCCATGGAAATTAATCTTATCAAAGGCTCCAGTGTGGGCCCTAATAATATCCCATTTTTGTCATAACTGGGGCACCTTTATCCTCTTGACATGGATGCCTACTTATTATAATCAGGTACTTGACGTTTCTTTGGTCTTAACCATGTTGTTTGTGTTACTTAGGAAGATTTGTGTTATTGTCAGACCGATTTTATCACTGTCAATGTATATACTCAAGTGCTCAATCACTTCACCTTATAATTCCTGGTTACATGGAAATACATAACTTTTGGATGGTTCTAAATAGTTGAAACACATAGAAGACTTACGGAAACTCAAGGTTTACAAAAGCTTCTTGTGTGATTTCCGTGAAAAATACTTTTATCCCAATACAATTCTTTTATGGTGAATGCAATATCTAGTGTTTAGTTTATTGTTAGCTTCAAACCAAAGTCATATTTAGCTTATTTAGATGCTCCTCTGACTATGATGTACTAAACTCCAAAACACAGTATGCCACTACTTTCTCATATCAACCAATTAACTACTTTGGAATCATTCAAATTTTCatcaagcttatttgattgatttTCCTCAGGTGTTGAAGTTTAATCTCACAGAATCCGGTCTCTTCTGTGTCTTGCCATGGTTAACTATGGCGGTCTTTGCAAATATAGGAGGCTGGATCGCAGATACTCTGGTGGCAAAAGGACTTTCTATAACCAACGTTCGTAAAGTGAGTACTGACTCTTCACTAGCTCACAACAGATCTTTTTGCCAATAATCATATTCCATGTTCAAGACTCTTGAAGTTTCTCCCTCCTTGCCATGAATTTCCTGTGTCCCATATTAGATTCTGTTTTCTGTTTGTGAAAATTCAATTTGTAGACATCTTCACATTTTATCTCAGAGACTTCAGAAACATCTAGTCCTATATACTTGATGGTTAATCCCACTTTTGTTTCTCGTATTGCAGATAATGCAGTCAATTGGCTTCCTTGGGCCTGCTTTCTTTCTCACACAGCTAAAGAATGCGAACAGCCCAGCCTTAGCTGTGCTATGTATGGCTTGCAGTCAGGTTTAACCCACGAACCAATTAACTCGATGCATTTATATAAATAGGATTATTCTACCAATGAGATGTCTGTGTCTATATATTTGAAAGAACAGCCCAAACAACACATTAGACTACCAATGAGAATCAAATAATGCAGTTGCAATTTGCAAGCACATTTTACTCAAAACTGGTTACTTACTGTCCTAGCACATTTGCTTGCCCTTCACTACATGTTAAAACTATACGTCACATTTTACGACATGCAAGATTGCTCTATACTGTCTACACTGAAGTACCTCCTACTCTTATTAAGCTGTTCTATAACGTTCAGGGTAGTGATGCCTTCTCCCAGTCTGGTCTATATTCCAATCATCAAGATATTGGCCCACGATATGCGGTATGTTTCTTTTCTGCTCTATCATACTCAACCATTTTCCAAGGAGCTACAAAAGAGTTTTTGATCGCTTTGGATGTTCCATATTATTGTGGAATTATGTTCTAGAAAATTGCCAACATTGTGCTTGACTTGTGTATCATATCAATTATATGAAAGTTTTTTATTTGCACTGAAGTATAATTCACATACCTTTTTGTTTCTCTCCATCTAATTAGGGAGTGTTGCTGGGACTATCAAACACAGCTGGAGTTCTCGCTGGAGTCTTTGGCACTGCCGTGACCGGCTTGATTCTACAACGAGGTAATCCTTCATCCTCCAGTTCTAGCATCCTTTAAACTGCTTCAAATCTTGCAACTCTATGACATACTTTCTCTGGATACAAAATTCTCAGGCTCTTGGGATGATGTTTTCAAGGTAGCCGTCGTCTTGTACATCATTGGCACTTTGGTTTGGAACTTTTTTTCCACTGGTGAGAAAATTCTTGACTAAAGAAGATGAGATGCATCGACTATCAACTAGAAAGAAAATAAGTCAGTCGCGCACAGAGACTAGAACCAAAGACCTCAATTTTTGGCAGCTCAAACCCAATCCAGCATTTGGAAGATGAACTCAAAGAGCCATTCGGACAGCAATACGAGCACATATTATTGCCAAACATCATACTTGTGACCGAGAAGTTCTACAATCATGGAGGcatatattttttgaatttcttcttcttaattattcttcttaattttttttcttcaatctCATTGTGACAGGAAAAAGAAACAGAACAAAGAGCTTTTAATCTATTGCATTATTCTCCTGTTTCTGGTGCAAGTGCAATTAGGGGGTTTGTGCTGTGCTGCTCTACCAGCATGGGCTTCAAACTGTGATGTGCTAATCTGTGCAATTAGCATATAAAACGTTAGAATTAACCCTAAACCCGAAAAACATTATTATTAATTAGTAGACTGAAGTAAGAATCATTGTCCTAGagtaaacaagccgagccaagCTTAGATTAGATTAGCTGTGTTCAAGCTtgtatatttatttattgaatttttttaatcaaaaatcTTATTTAGCACAAACAGAGCTCAAatttgttcatgaatattattcgATATTCATTCGAATTGAACTCAACTATAACTTGTTATTCTTATAATTTACATTAAAATTTTATCTATTCAgaaatttatattatttctttacttttaatatattatgaatattagatttgaaaagaacatattttttttataaaatatactaTTTTTGATAATtacatttaata
This region of Zingiber officinale cultivar Zhangliang chromosome 9A, Zo_v1.1, whole genome shotgun sequence genomic DNA includes:
- the LOC122020944 gene encoding ascorbate transporter, chloroplastic-like, which translates into the protein MAMGTLVSGRGFGSSAVPGTPYQVKCGRAHYKKIYSKLCGDQSAWAGGFILFLQRESCYLSRSILFPVTSCSLSKNTMIAGNAFLGEVAHPPPCYLGNCSNACLTNISFRQRFPARTNCFVSSHGLQLMRRRKLENIGISNDLHDQLVSHLPTRTRANFKSEQYEVPESQLDSLTSSEASSEAVLIGPNVTEVSPWWKQFPKRWVIVLLCFFSFLLCNMDRVNMSIAILPMAAEFNWNSATMGLIQSSFFWGYLLTQIVGGIWADKIGGKLVLGFGVVWWSMATILTPIAAKIGLPFLLVMRAFMGIGEGVAMPAMNNILSKWIPVSERSRSLALVYSGMYLGSVTGLALSPVLIHKFGWPSVFYAFGSLGSIWFALWNANAHSSPKEDPQLSEDESKLILGGSVSKEPVSSIPWKLILSKAPVWALIISHFCHNWGTFILLTWMPTYYNQVLKFNLTESGLFCVLPWLTMAVFANIGGWIADTLVAKGLSITNVRKIMQSIGFLGPAFFLTQLKNANSPALAVLCMACSQGSDAFSQSGLYSNHQDIGPRYAGVLLGLSNTAGVLAGVFGTAVTGLILQRGSWDDVFKVAVVLYIIGTLVWNFFSTGEKILD